The DNA sequence cttaaaaaaaaattggtctttttttttaaatattacaaaaattaatatttttttaataattttagtattaaaaatatgtttaataattaaatttcttTAATGATTCTTtagagattttttttataatattataatatttagaGTTGGAGATCGTCTAACTCACTCTGACAAAAAAAAACCATCAATTAAAAAACTCAatcctaaaaaaataataataatatatttcaTATTCATAATGAAATGAgcaaaatttaaatatgcatttcaagttttaaaaaaaattaataaaagtaacttttttttctcttcgTTATTCTTATGTCATTGCTGAGTTGGGTTTTGGGAATACAGTgaaagaataaaattatttattaatcgTGAATTAATCGTTTTCAATAATAGATAAAAGTGcattaataaaaatttgaatataataggcaattaaaaaataattataaaataaataaataaataaataacttaaagatatatttgtcttttttaaaaaaatttggtctttttttttaaatattacaaaattaatatttttaataattttaatattagaagtctttttgaataattaaatcTCTTTAATCATTCTTTagagttatttttttataatattataatgtGTAGAGTTGGAGACCGCTAACTTATTCGtacaaaagaaaaaactaattaaaaaccTCCATTCTAAAAAAAGACCATCAATTAAAAAACTCCACAAAATAAAGGCATTGGGCATGGCATAAAAATATCATCAATTAAAAAACTCCAccaaaaaaataacttaaagatatatttatctttttttaaaaaatttggtctttctttttaaatattacaaaaattaatattttttaataattttaatattaaaaatctttttgaataattaaatctctttaatcattttttagagttttttttatattattataatgtGTAGAGTTGAAGACCGTTTAAccatggttctgaaaaccggaccAGACCGGCCGGTTCAACCGGAAAAATCGGAAATCGGTCAGTTAATCGGTCCGGGTAAGCTCAAAAACCGGCCAGTAAAAAACCGGTAAAAAACTGGTCGAACCGGCCGGTTAACCGGTAAACCGATCAAACTGACCGGTTTTTTAAcggttttttattaaattaatatatttaaaattatttttagattttttaataattttatttaatatttaattaaaccggttgaacctCGATTAAATCCCCGGTCGAACTATTAAACCATTGAACCAGTAACCTCACCGGTTCattgaccggtccggttctcgcaaccttgcgTTTAACTCATTCGTACAcaaaatactaattaaaaaaCTCCATCCTAAAAAAATCCATCAATTAAAAAACTCCACAAAATAAAGGCCTGATACTGGTGATTATTGGGCATGGCATAAAAATATCATCAATTAAAAAACTCCACGAAATAGGAATGGTATAGTAAAATGCGGTGAGCGTGGATCGAACACGCGACCTTCAGATCTTCAGTCTGACGCTCTCCCAACTGAGCTATCCCCGCAAGTTGTTTAAAGaagtaaatatttaattttttatagtataacTAATTGAGCGATGTCCTCTATAAGTTGTAGTAGCTCCGAGTCCAGAAGCTGACTTGTTTCGTCTTTACCTCTCCAACAAAACTCAGCACGCAACCTAACAATGGGAGGAAGCTCCagtttcaaggatgaatttACCTTCGGTGTGTGTAATTCTTGGTTGTTTCGTTAGCTAATttaattttcacttttatttatgtgcaattattattattttcgggtATTGATTTGTGTGAATCTGTGGTTCCATTCCGTGTTGGGCAGTGCAAAGGCTTGAAGAATCGCGAGATATTATAGCCAAATACCCCGATCGAGTTCCCGTAAGGCCCCTTCTACTCACGCTCTTCTTTGAAttaaaattacaacaaaagaaacATATTTTTAGTCTCCCACTTTATTTATGttggtttttttttaattcatcctTTATGCCAAAACCTAATCTTTCTATCATTTACTTTGTTTCATGATGGATCTTTATATAGATCCGGTGTACATGCTTTCTGAATTATAATCAGTGTTGAGCTCTGTTTATTATAGAAATAGAGCTATAGTGCTggaaaaaaaggggaaaaaaaggggaaaaggatatatagaaaataaagttttatgtttaattgttacaagtgaaatataaaataatcaatGAATGGTTGTAAAGATTCCTGGAGCATGAAACATGCATCAAATATGGTGCTAGAGCACCCAATAATTTATCGAAGAAAGACTATGTTATGCCTAATTAAGAGAATTCTACATGCTGTTCTTATTCAGGTGATTGTGGAGAGATATGCGAAATGCGACCTGCCTCAGTTGGAGAAGAAAAAGTAAGATCAACTCGCAACGACCAACCTTTGTTGTTTTCTTAAAATTTTCCATGTTACTTGGAGCACATTTGATGCATGTTCTAACGACACGaataataactgattttaacTTGGAATGCCGTATACTtagtgaaaaaataaaaacttgaATGCTGCATATATAGAAAATCTGTAGTGACATAGTGACATATTTGTAAAATACTTTCTTGTATAATAACGGGCTTTCATCACATATAATTGCTTTTCAACAATAACAACCACCAAGCTTTGTCTCAAACTTCCAATAAATAAGATtcaaaaagcaataaaaaagaTGCAGtttttaaaactactttttgTCAAACAATCACTGTATGAAAGTTTAGAATTTAGGACTTGACCCAACATTGTGGTGACCTAGTGTAGTGGTCTAAGCTCGAGCCTTGGGAATATATAATAACCATATTGGGAGAGGCTGTCATAGTTCGTTGAGCCAAATTAGTTGGATGTTTCTGGCAATAGAATCTGGATACTGCTGGTAAAGACTAAAATTTAGGACCTGAATCAACCCAATTCTTTTCTGTTAAGTTAACTCTTGTTAGATATGTACTTTACTTCTTACATTTGGTTCTTTCATATAGTACTTTATCATACATGAGTAAGATTGAATTGTATGATTTCAGTCCATACTACAGGTAGAGTTGGTTTACATCTGCATTGCAATCGCCATTACCATTTGTTTAATCAAATAACTAGTCAGTGATCCATCTCTCTAATACTTTCTCTCATCTTGTTTTCTGTTAGATACCTTGTTCCCCGCGACCTGTCAGTCGGTCATTTCATTCATATTCTGAGTTCTAGGCTTCGTCTGCCCCCTGGAAAAGCTCTCTTTGTGTTTGTCAAGAATACATTACCTCAAACTGGTAAGCTTGTACTGATGTACACTATAATTAGCTatgctatttttattttcttttctttcttctgcCATTTCGTTATTGTGCTTAAATTCTCactgttttattattattgtgcaGCTACTCTTGTGGACTCTGTTTATCAATCATTCAGGGACGAGGATGGGTTTCTTTACATGTATTATAGCACGGAGAAAACCTTTGGTTAAGTAGATAAATGTAGAAAACCACTGAACTCTGTAAACTACTGTATATAGAATGCCTATGGGAACAACATCATACATATTTGCTGTATGCTGATATCTTGTAATTGTATGTTATTAAGTTTATCAATGTAATGAAGTTCTAGTTTCATATATGATGATACTATCTACACCCCTCTAATGTTGCAATGCTGATGGAAAAACAGATTATTAAGAATAGGTAGCCcttttcaaaagatttttatttttcagtgAAGTGAAAAGTAGAGTGCGTTATTTACTAGCCGTGTTAAGTATGGTGGGCATTCACATAAAGATTAAAACTGTATATAAAAtacagaaaaagaaaatcacTCATTGTTTAGAAACTCAACCATGGAAAGGTTCCATTCTCAGATAGCACAGATCCCAGCTATTGTCCTCGATGTCATCAAGCTCTGGAAACACTTCGCCACTGCTGCTTTGAATGTTCGGTCTCAGCGGCAACTTGGGCCAAGTTGGGAACTCATTTCATTTCGATTGTCAACTCCAAAGTTCCACCATGGGTGTGGGTTAAAGAAATTTTGGAAAAACTCAATCCCTGCAAATAGCAAAACACAAATTATTAGTTTTGCTTTCACCTTATGGAAACTATGGCTTGCGTAGAACCTCTTCATTTTCGAAGGTAAACGGCTCTCTCCTGAGGAAATTCTGGCTCAGGCGGGCTCTCTGGCAAGTCATGAGCATTAAAGACCCATCTTCTCCTTCACTTTAAGCTTTACTCGTTTTTTCTTTTCGATTGTAATTACTGTTTGGGAAAATTGAGGATCATTATTGTTTATTTCCTATCAATTTGAGAAAAACCTTAAACGGTCTCTGACAACTACTTCGAAAGACAATAAATCTAACCCGACCCCTAAGCTTTATTTTAATGGGACTGATTAATCcaatgtttttttttgttttttttcacATAAACTAATCAGTCTCATAAAAATAAAGTTCAGGAGTCGAGTTgggtattttctttttttttttgagagcCTCGTAATCTTTTCGAAATAATTGTCAGGAATCAAATTGGATATTCACTCATCAATAAAATAAAGCCTACcgttgtttaaaaaaaaaaaacagagaaaagaaaggaaaatgaGGATTCACATGATTTCTTCTCTCTTACTTTGTATTTTATATACACTTGAAATATGTATGGGAGTAAGTACCATCAAGTATTAGTTGGTTTATAAGGATGTATTTTCCGTTCCCTCAAAAGAAAATGATAATTTGGCCACTTGAAATAAGTATAAAGTATGGGAGTAAGTACCATTAAGTGTTAGTTTCAATGCATGGTTTGCTTGGTTGGAAGGTGTGGGCCTTTCTAGGCTTCCAAAAACCCGGGAGATCGCTTATTCGCAGGTTGGATGGTGGCAAACTCCATAAGAAGCCCTGTTTAGATATATCCATTGCCAGCTATAAGAACGTTTTCAGGATTCGAGTTTAACTTTCTTAGTATGAAATAGCAACAATCTGTCACGGTAAATTTTAGCATATTAGATTTAACGgtgtttatataattttttggagtgtttgagaatattttagataatttttgaaacgttctaaaatattttagaagGTCCCAAAATATCTTAGAAGGTTCTAGAAGATTCTGAAAAGtcatagaataatttaaaagagtGTGAATGTATATAGAAATATGAATAATAGTAtgaaataatcataaaatatttagaaaaatgTGATATGATAGATATTTGTAGTAAATGTTCTAGATGATCAATCTAGACTGTTGATCAGATTTAATCCTAACTATCCATTGAGGAGATGGATGGCTATAAATAGGGGTGAGAGTTAGAGTTTGGGTGTGTGAATCATTTGTAATAAACACTTGAATAATAAAGTGTTCTTTCCACCAAACCTTCCTttctcttgtgttcttagctttcTTGCTAAATACTAAGGATTTGGCTGACTTGGTCTTAACTCAAGAGGTTGAATAAGTCCAAGTGTCGATACGGTAACATTGGAGTGTGTCCAAGGCCGATGACAATTTGGCATTAGAGCAAGGTTCGAGAGGGAGCACAAGTGGTTTGTGGGTATGACTTCTAGTGTAACCATGGAGTATGTTGAGTCTCAAAGGGAAAGGGATGTTATTCCTTCTCAATAGGGAGGCAAGAAGGCCCGTTCTTCAAGTGAGCCTAGAGGTAAGGACTCTAACTTCTTAGAAGAGAGAGTTTCTATATTGGAGAATATTCTATCCTCTATGGATGAGCACTTACAAAGGATAGAACATGACAAGGAGACCCTCGAGACTCACGTATTAGGAGAACTAGATgctttcaaagaaagcatgCTCCAAATCGAAAAGAATATTAAGAATTCCTTAAAAGCTATTTGAGGAAGTTCGAGTTTGGTTAGAGGAGGCAAAATCTCGACCAACCATTATAAGGAGACGACAAAGATTGATTTCTCAAAGGCAAAGGAGTTCAAGGGCGTAAGGGATGCTCGAGAGGTGAAGAACTTCCTATGGCAAATAGAGAGGTACTTTGAAGGCCAAGAGGTGGTTGAAGAAGCAATAAAGGTACGTACTGCAGCTCTCTACTTTTCTGATAATGCTACTTTATGGTGGAGGAAAAAATGCATAGATCTGAAGAAGGGTACTTGCAACATAGCCACATGAAAAGATTTCAAAAGGGAGTTAAAAAGACAATTCTTCCCTGAGAATGTGATTTATGAAACCAGGAAGAAGTTGAGGGAGTTGAAGCACAAGAGTACGATTAGCGACTACGTAAAAAAGTTCACTACTCTCACGCTTCAAATTCCCAACTTAGCATCAGAGGATGCATTATTCTTCTTTATTGATGGACTCCAACCTTAGACAAAGCAAGAACTACAAAGAAGAAATGTTAAGAATGTTGACGAGGCCATCGTGGTGGCTGAATCACTCACTGAGTGTCATCGGGGAGACTTTAAACCCAAGTCTTCCTCCAAACCTAATTTTCAAAGGAGGATGTTTCGTGTGCTAGGGACCACACCAAATGAAGGATTGTCCCAAGCTAGGGACTCTGGCATCTATCGCCGAGGAATGAGAGGTTCAATTGCAAGTAACTGAGTGTGTTGATCTGTCCAACTCATGAATGCTGTGAAGGACAAAGAGGCAAGCactgcagaaaaaaaaaagattgatATATGTAAAAGcctttattaataaaaaatctgTCATGACTATGATCGACACAAGTGCTATACACAACTTCATCACGCCTGATGAAGCAAAGAGGTCTGGTTTAAAAATCACCGAAAAGAATAGATGGTTCAAGCCCGTGAATACCAAGGGTGAACCCCTTAAGGGAGTATCAAAAGGGATTGAGATGACTCTTGATTCTTGGAATGGCCTTGTGGATTTCTCAATAGCACCCATGGATGATATCAAAATAGTCATCGAGCTCAATTTATAAAAGAATACAAATATAATACCTATGTCATACTACGACATAGTATGTGTCATGGAGAAATGGTCTCCATGCATGGTCCCTACAGTCTCTAAAGTTGGAGGACTACTGATACTTTCTGTTATGCAACTCAAGAAAGGGTTTAAGAAGGGAGAGATTACATATTTGCCTCTATTACAAGAGGAGTCAACATCTAAAAGAGAAGACGTTCCTCCCGAAATCAAGGAAGTCCTTGAAAAAAATAAGGATGTGATGCCTCCCGAGTTGCCAAAACAACTACCACCTAGGAAGAAGGTGGACCACAAAATTGAATTGGAGTCAAGAATAAAGCCACCTGCCTCAATACCTTATAGGATGGCACCGCCAGAACTTGAGGAGTTGAAGAAGCAACTCAAGAATTTGCTAGATGTTGGATTTATCCATCCATTAAAGACACCTTATGGCATACCAGTCTTGTTCCAAAAGAAGCATGATGGTTTGTTGAGACTATGCATCGACTATCGAGCACTTAACAAGGTAACCATCAAGAACAAGTACTCTATTCCTCTGATATCTTATTTGTTTGATCAACTTGGTAGATCTAAGTAGTTCTCAAAGCTGAACTTGAGATTTGAATATCACCAAGTGAGGATTGCCGATGGTGATGAGGCTAAGACCACGTGTGTCACGAGGTATGGATCGTATGAGTAATTGGTGATGCCTTTTGACTTAACCAATGCTCTTGCGACCTTTTATACCTTGATGAATGAGATCTTTCGTCCTTATCTTGATCAATTTGTAGTGGTCTACTTGGATGACATTGTTGTCTATAGCAATACCTTGGAGGAACATGTAGAACACTTACGAACCATGTTCAAGATCTTACGAGAGAATAACCTATATGTAAAGAAGGAAAAATGTTCCTTTGCAAGGGGAAAAGTCCACTTCTTGGGATACATCATTAAAGATGGAAGTCTCTGCATGGATCAAGAAAAGGTGAAGGCTATCAAAGAGTGGGAGCTGCTAAACAAGGTGTTTGAATTGATGTCATTCCTTGGATTGGCTAATTACTATTGGAGGTTCATCAAGGGATAATTCGCCAAGGCTGCATCATTAACTGATTTTCTCAAGAAGAATCACTCTTGGGAATGGTCAAAGGAGTGTTAAAAGGCATTTGATGAGTTGAAGGCTGCTATCACAGAAGGATTAGTACTAGCACTACCCGACTATTCAAAGGTGTTTGAAGTTCATACTGATGCTTCTGACTACACCATTGGAGGGATTCTGATGCAAGAAGGACATCCTATTACCTTTGAGAGTCGCAAGTTGAATGATATAGAGAGGCAATACACTGTCCAAGAGAAGGAGATGATCGTG is a window from the Arachis stenosperma cultivar V10309 chromosome 3, arast.V10309.gnm1.PFL2, whole genome shotgun sequence genome containing:
- the LOC130967454 gene encoding autophagy-related protein 8i-like, which produces MGGSSSFKDEFTFVQRLEESRDIIAKYPDRVPVIVERYAKCDLPQLEKKKYLVPRDLSVGHFIHILSSRLRLPPGKALFVFVKNTLPQTATLVDSVYQSFRDEDGFLYMYYSTEKTFG